A stretch of the Capsicum annuum cultivar UCD-10X-F1 chromosome 8, UCD10Xv1.1, whole genome shotgun sequence genome encodes the following:
- the LOC107838696 gene encoding uncharacterized protein LOC107838696 isoform X2, with translation MGTEDKTLFCFCHWGGKNKVLPDGSTSYVGDKVLQFTVKFDKAQLIRLRDQEGVDTLIQYNDGFAHVYASSSEKQPNSAVAPNMATTRVSTTEVEAVSLGSAEEEQVSADTPNPTPSNQWITDGTPDAAANWSEILVGEGQAFENADAFRLAVFKYSIANRFHYRILHNKPRYISIHCAADGCPWKVSAGIEKKSQNVSIRKFVDSHSHPPLDSSQLKPRIRMKWLGGIMQEDILGSPDCLPRKVCEDAEKNLAIKLTYRQAWSVKQRIREAINEKSGESYKLIPWLCNRLIEAMPGTIATWCCSEENRFKRLFVSYDCSIRGFHVGCRPLIFIDVYNLNGLHNSSFIVASALDADNEMYPLSYGVLLSMNEEDLLWFLEKLKLVVQNREVVIVSGTSLPFLSSLDEMFGDENHSFCFHCVKENFNKFIDGNTAFKVQGRGKEIALKYLTDIAYARTLDSYNEALGKICSFRRELYDWVIASQPERWSNALFSKPRWDHLNCKSTDSLNSFIEEEKFVHVLELMEAYHEKLYMLLQSNKLKIEQWNLPIGPRVAEKIYQNQKVSDNLAVTVLSDMEFKLQDLQGREEVVNLKLWTCTCLEWQMTGIPCIHACNAIAMTSMDIYQYVADWYKRETQQHIYAEVMDELAKFDIPHPDDIVSSASSGNDVMLCPLSPRIKRPPGRPRKDPKGLQVETVKRPIRCSKCGGVGHNKRTKCSSVA, from the exons ATGGGGACTGAAGATAAAACGTTGTTTTGTTTCTGTCATTGGGGTGGGAAGAATAAGGTGCTTCCAGACGGATCCACTTCGTATGTGGGAG ATAAGGTCCTCCAGTTTACAGTGAAGTTTGATAAGGCCCAATTGATACGGCTGAGAGACCAAGAAGGTGTCGATACTCTGATACAATACAATGATGGTTTTGCCCATGTTTATGCTTCAAGTTCGGAAAAGCAGCCTAATTCTGCAGTTGCTCCTAATATGGCTACCACTAG GGTCTCAACCACTGAGGTTGAAGCGGTCTCTCTCGGAAGTGCTGAGGAAGAACAAGTGAGTGCTGATACTCCAAATCCTACACCATCGAACCAATGGATTACTGATGGAACTCCAGATGCTGCTGCCAACTGGAGTGAAATACTTGTCGGGGAAGGGCAAGCTTTTGAGAATGCGGATGCTTTTAGGCTTGCAGTTTTCAAGTACTCAATTGCGAATAGATTTCACTACAGAATTTTGCACAATAAACCTAGATATATTAGCATCCATTGTGCTGCGGATGGCTGCCCATGGAAAGTAAGTGCTGGCATCGAGAAGAAATCTCAAAATGTATCCATTAGGAAGTTTGTCGATTCTCACTCACATCCTCCTCTAGATTCATCGCAACTGAAGCCTCGGATCAGAATGAAGTGGTTGGGGGGTATCATGCAAGAAGACATATTGGGCAGTCCTGATTGTTTGCCTCGTAAAGTGTGTGAGGATGCTGAGAAGAATTTGGCGATCAAATTGACCTATCGTCAGGCTTGGAGTGTGAAGCAGCGGATTAGGGAGGCCATCAATGAGAAGTCAGGTGAGTCCTATAAATTGATTCCCTGGCTATGCAACCGCTTAATAGAGGCAATGCCCGGAACTATTGCTACTTGGTGCTGCAGTGAGGAAAACAGATTCAAACGGCTCTTCGTGTCATATGACTGCTCAATACGGGGCTTCCATGTTGGATGTAGGCCTTTGATATTTATTGATGTTTACAACTTGAATGGGTTGCACAACAGTTCCTTTATAGTTGCTTCTGCTTTGGATGCGGACAATGAGATGTATCCTCTATCTTATGGCGTTCTCCTGTCCATGAATGAGGAAGATCTTCTGTGGTTTCTAGAAAAGCTAAAGCTCGTTGTGCAGAACCGTGAGGTCGTCATAGTTTCTGGCACGAGTCTCCCTTTTCTCTCCAGCTTGGACGAAATGTTTGGTGATGAAAACCACAGTTTCTGTTTCCATTGCGTAAAGGAGAATTTTAATAAATTCATCGATGGCAATACCGCCTTTAAAGTGCAGGGAAGAGGTAAGGAGATTGCACTTAAGTACTTGACAGACATAGCCTACGCACGAACACTAGATAGTTACAATGAAGCGCTCGGCAAGATCTGTTCTTTCCGCAGGGAATTGTACGATTGGGTAATAGCCAGCCAGCCAGAACGTTGGTCTAATGCCTTATTTAGTAAACCTCGGTGGGATCATCTGAATTGTAAATCTACCGATTCTCTGAACTCTTTTATAGAAGAGGAGAAATTTGTACATGTTCTTGAGTTGATGGAGGCTTATCACGAGAAGCTTTATATGTTATTACAGAGTAACAAGCTCAAGATCGAACAATGGAACCTTCCAATCGGTCCTCGGGTTGCTGAGAAGATTTACCAAAACCAAAAAGTCAGCGATAACCTAGCAGTAACGGTTCTATCTGATATGGAGTTCAAACTACAGGATCTGCAGGGTAGAGAAGAAGTCGTAAACCTCAAACTCTGGACGTGTACATGTTTAGAGTGGCAAATGACTGGCATTCCATGCATCCACGCCTGCAACGCGATTGCAATGACAAGTATGGACATCTATCAGTACGTTGCAGATTGGTACAAAAGGGAGACACAACAACATATATATGCAGAAGTCATGGATGAACTCGCGAAATTTGATATACCACATCCAGATGACATTGTTTCGTCAGCTTCATCAGGTAATGACGTAATGCTGTGTCCGCTTTCACCCCGTATTAAAAGACCTCCTGGTCGCCCCCGGAAAGACCCCAAAGGACTTCAAGTAGAAACCGTAAAAAGACCCATACGCTGCTCAAAATGTGGCGGTGTTGGACATAACAAACGTACTAAATGTAGTTCTGTAGCATAG
- the LOC107838696 gene encoding uncharacterized protein LOC107838696 isoform X1: protein MGTEDKTLFCFCHWGGKNKVLPDGSTSYVGGITDQIIVKTGINYNDFVNAVFDRLGIDPSDKVLQFTVKFDKAQLIRLRDQEGVDTLIQYNDGFAHVYASSSEKQPNSAVAPNMATTRVSTTEVEAVSLGSAEEEQVSADTPNPTPSNQWITDGTPDAAANWSEILVGEGQAFENADAFRLAVFKYSIANRFHYRILHNKPRYISIHCAADGCPWKVSAGIEKKSQNVSIRKFVDSHSHPPLDSSQLKPRIRMKWLGGIMQEDILGSPDCLPRKVCEDAEKNLAIKLTYRQAWSVKQRIREAINEKSGESYKLIPWLCNRLIEAMPGTIATWCCSEENRFKRLFVSYDCSIRGFHVGCRPLIFIDVYNLNGLHNSSFIVASALDADNEMYPLSYGVLLSMNEEDLLWFLEKLKLVVQNREVVIVSGTSLPFLSSLDEMFGDENHSFCFHCVKENFNKFIDGNTAFKVQGRGKEIALKYLTDIAYARTLDSYNEALGKICSFRRELYDWVIASQPERWSNALFSKPRWDHLNCKSTDSLNSFIEEEKFVHVLELMEAYHEKLYMLLQSNKLKIEQWNLPIGPRVAEKIYQNQKVSDNLAVTVLSDMEFKLQDLQGREEVVNLKLWTCTCLEWQMTGIPCIHACNAIAMTSMDIYQYVADWYKRETQQHIYAEVMDELAKFDIPHPDDIVSSASSGNDVMLCPLSPRIKRPPGRPRKDPKGLQVETVKRPIRCSKCGGVGHNKRTKCSSVA, encoded by the exons ATGGGGACTGAAGATAAAACGTTGTTTTGTTTCTGTCATTGGGGTGGGAAGAATAAGGTGCTTCCAGACGGATCCACTTCGTATGTGGGAGGTATTACTGATCAGATTATTGTGAAGACAGGCATAAattacaatgattttgtgaatgcagtttttgaCCGATTAGGCATCGATCCTTCAGATAAGGTCCTCCAGTTTACAGTGAAGTTTGATAAGGCCCAATTGATACGGCTGAGAGACCAAGAAGGTGTCGATACTCTGATACAATACAATGATGGTTTTGCCCATGTTTATGCTTCAAGTTCGGAAAAGCAGCCTAATTCTGCAGTTGCTCCTAATATGGCTACCACTAG GGTCTCAACCACTGAGGTTGAAGCGGTCTCTCTCGGAAGTGCTGAGGAAGAACAAGTGAGTGCTGATACTCCAAATCCTACACCATCGAACCAATGGATTACTGATGGAACTCCAGATGCTGCTGCCAACTGGAGTGAAATACTTGTCGGGGAAGGGCAAGCTTTTGAGAATGCGGATGCTTTTAGGCTTGCAGTTTTCAAGTACTCAATTGCGAATAGATTTCACTACAGAATTTTGCACAATAAACCTAGATATATTAGCATCCATTGTGCTGCGGATGGCTGCCCATGGAAAGTAAGTGCTGGCATCGAGAAGAAATCTCAAAATGTATCCATTAGGAAGTTTGTCGATTCTCACTCACATCCTCCTCTAGATTCATCGCAACTGAAGCCTCGGATCAGAATGAAGTGGTTGGGGGGTATCATGCAAGAAGACATATTGGGCAGTCCTGATTGTTTGCCTCGTAAAGTGTGTGAGGATGCTGAGAAGAATTTGGCGATCAAATTGACCTATCGTCAGGCTTGGAGTGTGAAGCAGCGGATTAGGGAGGCCATCAATGAGAAGTCAGGTGAGTCCTATAAATTGATTCCCTGGCTATGCAACCGCTTAATAGAGGCAATGCCCGGAACTATTGCTACTTGGTGCTGCAGTGAGGAAAACAGATTCAAACGGCTCTTCGTGTCATATGACTGCTCAATACGGGGCTTCCATGTTGGATGTAGGCCTTTGATATTTATTGATGTTTACAACTTGAATGGGTTGCACAACAGTTCCTTTATAGTTGCTTCTGCTTTGGATGCGGACAATGAGATGTATCCTCTATCTTATGGCGTTCTCCTGTCCATGAATGAGGAAGATCTTCTGTGGTTTCTAGAAAAGCTAAAGCTCGTTGTGCAGAACCGTGAGGTCGTCATAGTTTCTGGCACGAGTCTCCCTTTTCTCTCCAGCTTGGACGAAATGTTTGGTGATGAAAACCACAGTTTCTGTTTCCATTGCGTAAAGGAGAATTTTAATAAATTCATCGATGGCAATACCGCCTTTAAAGTGCAGGGAAGAGGTAAGGAGATTGCACTTAAGTACTTGACAGACATAGCCTACGCACGAACACTAGATAGTTACAATGAAGCGCTCGGCAAGATCTGTTCTTTCCGCAGGGAATTGTACGATTGGGTAATAGCCAGCCAGCCAGAACGTTGGTCTAATGCCTTATTTAGTAAACCTCGGTGGGATCATCTGAATTGTAAATCTACCGATTCTCTGAACTCTTTTATAGAAGAGGAGAAATTTGTACATGTTCTTGAGTTGATGGAGGCTTATCACGAGAAGCTTTATATGTTATTACAGAGTAACAAGCTCAAGATCGAACAATGGAACCTTCCAATCGGTCCTCGGGTTGCTGAGAAGATTTACCAAAACCAAAAAGTCAGCGATAACCTAGCAGTAACGGTTCTATCTGATATGGAGTTCAAACTACAGGATCTGCAGGGTAGAGAAGAAGTCGTAAACCTCAAACTCTGGACGTGTACATGTTTAGAGTGGCAAATGACTGGCATTCCATGCATCCACGCCTGCAACGCGATTGCAATGACAAGTATGGACATCTATCAGTACGTTGCAGATTGGTACAAAAGGGAGACACAACAACATATATATGCAGAAGTCATGGATGAACTCGCGAAATTTGATATACCACATCCAGATGACATTGTTTCGTCAGCTTCATCAGGTAATGACGTAATGCTGTGTCCGCTTTCACCCCGTATTAAAAGACCTCCTGGTCGCCCCCGGAAAGACCCCAAAGGACTTCAAGTAGAAACCGTAAAAAGACCCATACGCTGCTCAAAATGTGGCGGTGTTGGACATAACAAACGTACTAAATGTAGTTCTGTAGCATAG